The Pirellulimonas nuda genome includes a region encoding these proteins:
- a CDS encoding carbohydrate kinase family protein, with amino-acid sequence MKLDADNEKRPPSAPTRLLVVGLGESLFDCFPDGERLGGAPLNGAVHAHALLSRLVGGAMVATRVGRDRRGDEVRSMLASRGIDTACVQSDPDRPTGTVRVTLDGDGHASYVFTSDVAWDALAMEGAWRSLAESCNAVCFGTLAQRSEPSRRAIGQFLSACSGALRVFDVNLRQDFYSETVLRDSLVACTACKMNEEELGVVCELLGIAGDAADDDERAENVRSAFELAWLAVTRGERGVALYRPDGKHEGTPVPLNPLPGADTVGAGDACCAGLIVGSLLGWPAARVVALANRLGSEVASRPGATPELPEEVLALVDG; translated from the coding sequence ATGAAATTGGACGCTGACAACGAAAAACGCCCCCCCTCGGCCCCCACGCGGCTGCTGGTGGTTGGGCTGGGAGAGTCGCTGTTCGACTGCTTTCCGGACGGAGAGCGGCTAGGAGGCGCCCCGCTCAATGGGGCGGTTCATGCGCACGCGTTGCTTTCGCGGCTCGTGGGTGGAGCGATGGTCGCCACACGCGTCGGCCGCGACCGGCGGGGGGACGAAGTCCGAAGCATGCTCGCCAGCCGCGGCATTGATACGGCGTGCGTGCAGTCAGACCCAGACCGTCCGACCGGAACGGTCCGCGTGACGTTGGACGGCGATGGCCACGCGAGCTACGTATTCACGTCAGACGTTGCTTGGGACGCGCTCGCCATGGAGGGCGCCTGGCGGTCGCTGGCCGAGTCTTGCAACGCGGTTTGTTTCGGCACACTCGCCCAACGCAGCGAGCCGAGCCGGCGTGCGATCGGCCAGTTTCTTTCCGCGTGCAGCGGCGCGCTGCGGGTGTTCGACGTGAACCTGCGGCAGGACTTCTATTCCGAGACGGTCCTCCGCGACAGCCTTGTCGCCTGCACGGCCTGCAAGATGAACGAGGAAGAACTGGGGGTCGTATGCGAGTTGCTGGGGATTGCCGGGGACGCTGCGGACGACGACGAGCGAGCCGAGAACGTGCGCAGCGCCTTCGAACTTGCGTGGCTGGCGGTCACGCGGGGCGAGCGTGGCGTGGCGCTCTACCGCCCCGACGGGAAGCACGAGGGGACCCCGGTCCCGCTGAACCCGCTGCCCGGTGCCGATACGGTGGGTGCCGGCGACGCGTGTTGCGCGGGATTGATCGTCGGCAGCCTGCTCGGATGGCCCGCCGCACGCGTCGTGGCGCTAGCGAACCGGCTCGGCTCTGAGGTGGCGTCGCGCCCCGGCGCCACGCCGGAACTCCCCGAAGAAGTGCTGGCCCTGGTCGACGGCTAG
- a CDS encoding ABC transporter ATP-binding protein encodes MIDDVPIFELRGAGYQQDDALILQDIHWSLTPGQHWAVLGPNGSGKTTLLRVACGYQWHTSGTVLRQGRELIDLAEFRSRTGWVASTLFSQLRPAEKAVETVTSGRIGQLGLRGVGQRRPTAGDFEAARALMRAMGCQGLEEKPLGVLSQGERQQVLVARARMADPWLLVLDEPCAGMDPGARERFLAWLRSLIASPQTPAVLLVTHHVEEITPGFENTLVMAEGRVAAAGPTADVLTPELLGRVYATPIKRIERSGGRLWPIWG; translated from the coding sequence GTGATTGACGACGTTCCCATCTTCGAACTCCGCGGCGCCGGCTACCAGCAGGACGACGCGCTCATCCTGCAAGACATCCATTGGTCGCTCACCCCCGGCCAGCACTGGGCGGTGCTCGGGCCCAACGGCTCTGGCAAGACCACGCTGCTGCGCGTGGCGTGCGGCTACCAGTGGCACACCTCCGGCACGGTGCTGCGGCAGGGCCGGGAGCTGATCGACCTGGCAGAGTTCCGCTCCCGCACCGGTTGGGTCGCCTCGACCCTGTTCAGTCAGCTTAGGCCCGCAGAGAAGGCAGTGGAGACAGTCACCTCGGGGCGGATAGGCCAACTGGGCCTACGTGGCGTGGGCCAGCGGAGGCCGACGGCCGGCGACTTTGAGGCCGCGCGTGCGTTGATGCGGGCAATGGGATGCCAAGGGCTGGAAGAGAAGCCGCTGGGCGTGCTCTCACAGGGGGAACGCCAACAAGTTCTTGTGGCCCGTGCGCGGATGGCCGACCCCTGGCTGCTGGTGCTCGATGAGCCGTGCGCCGGCATGGACCCCGGCGCGCGTGAGCGGTTCTTAGCGTGGCTGCGGTCGCTCATCGCGTCGCCGCAAACGCCTGCCGTTTTGTTGGTGACCCACCACGTCGAAGAGATCACCCCCGGATTCGAGAACACGCTCGTCATGGCCGAGGGTCGGGTCGCCGCAGCGGGACCGACCGCCGACGTGCTAACACCGGAACTGCTCGGCCGCGTCTACGCGACGCCGATCAAGCGGATCGAGCGTTCGGGCGGCCGGCTCTGGCCGATCTGGGGCTAG
- a CDS encoding PIN domain-containing protein, which translates to MILDTNCISALLDGEESLEDTLGLDDQHSVPTIVIGEYVFGLFGSRYKLRLFAALADFLDAATILAVTTETAWHYAEIRHELKLRGTPIPLNDLWIAALARQHAMPIASRDAHFDHVAGITRVGW; encoded by the coding sequence GTGATCCTCGATACGAACTGCATCAGCGCTTTGCTTGATGGTGAAGAGTCGCTTGAGGACACGTTGGGATTGGACGACCAACATTCTGTCCCTACGATCGTGATCGGCGAGTACGTTTTTGGACTCTTCGGCTCGCGATACAAGTTGCGGCTCTTCGCCGCTCTTGCCGACTTCCTCGACGCCGCCACGATCCTGGCGGTCACTACGGAGACTGCTTGGCACTACGCAGAGATCCGCCACGAGCTCAAGCTCCGGGGAACCCCTATCCCGCTGAACGACCTCTGGATTGCGGCCTTGGCCCGTCAGCACGCTATGCCGATCGCCAGCCGTGACGCTCATTTTGACCACGTAGCCGGCATCACACGAGTCGGCTGGTGA
- a CDS encoding chloride channel protein: MSATPNADRAPLPSRLSGWLSSVVRRGAIPGGTLTIILAGVVGILAGFGAVLFTHIIDFVTSFMFGGANLLRLGGSPWWSLAIVVSPAIGILFVAWLTRTFAPEAQSHGVPEVIRAVARNDGMIRPRVAVVKIIASGITIGSGGSVGREGPIVQIGSALGSAAGQLFRLSARNIRVLVAAGAAAGISATFNAPLAGVIFSSEIILGSFAVESLTPIVLASVTADVVQQHVGEHRFEPAFAQLSGYDFGGAWTQLPSYLVLGLLAGLAAAGFIKTLYGTEDLTQRLLPNWIVRAVVIGLLIGTIGAVYPIWPPELSAEQEAMQLEGKEAPLPPPMGVGYGVVDHALHLERPDDPQRLRLNNFADLLDAGARRAKDLETLADQIRGDHELSKTVVFRRDRLLWELVWLVPLVFLKPILTSLTLAAGGSGGVFAPSLFLGATLGASFGVVMNLLLPEYSHSPGVYAIVGMGAVVAGATQGVMSAILIVYEMTGNYQVILPVMAAAGLASLVARYFEPEGIYYKKLSRRGENISRGHDLHALDHVMVRDVMIRNFPTLKPEDDALAIIKVARQNPEIESLPVMGDDGKLIGIIRAEDLHRVLDSDISPTLINAMDIALKAPLSVFPSENLIEAMRDFGARDVETLPVEVGKGESRRLVGLLLRADVIKRYRQEMLSLH; encoded by the coding sequence ATGTCCGCGACCCCCAACGCCGACCGAGCCCCCCTCCCCTCCCGGCTTTCTGGTTGGCTCTCGTCCGTCGTCCGCCGCGGGGCCATCCCCGGGGGGACGCTCACGATTATCCTTGCAGGCGTGGTGGGGATCCTTGCCGGCTTCGGCGCCGTGCTGTTTACGCACATTATCGATTTCGTCACCAGCTTTATGTTCGGGGGCGCCAACCTCCTCCGGCTGGGGGGGAGCCCGTGGTGGAGTTTGGCGATCGTGGTTAGCCCGGCGATCGGCATCCTGTTCGTCGCGTGGCTGACGCGCACGTTCGCCCCCGAGGCGCAAAGCCACGGCGTTCCGGAGGTCATCCGGGCGGTCGCCCGCAACGACGGCATGATCCGCCCCCGCGTGGCGGTGGTGAAGATCATCGCCAGCGGCATCACCATCGGCTCCGGAGGCTCCGTGGGCCGCGAGGGGCCGATCGTGCAGATCGGCAGCGCCCTGGGGAGCGCCGCCGGGCAGTTGTTCCGGCTCTCGGCGCGGAATATCCGCGTGTTGGTCGCCGCCGGGGCCGCGGCGGGCATTAGCGCCACGTTCAACGCCCCGTTGGCGGGGGTGATCTTTTCCAGCGAGATCATCCTGGGGAGTTTCGCGGTCGAGTCGCTCACCCCCATCGTGCTGGCCAGCGTGACGGCCGACGTGGTGCAGCAGCACGTGGGCGAGCACCGCTTCGAGCCGGCGTTTGCGCAGCTTAGCGGCTACGACTTCGGGGGCGCCTGGACCCAGCTACCCAGCTACCTGGTGCTGGGGCTGCTGGCGGGCTTAGCGGCGGCCGGGTTCATCAAGACGCTGTACGGGACCGAAGACCTGACGCAGCGGCTGCTGCCGAACTGGATCGTCCGCGCCGTGGTCATCGGGCTGCTGATCGGCACGATCGGGGCGGTCTACCCGATCTGGCCGCCGGAGCTCTCCGCCGAACAAGAAGCGATGCAACTCGAGGGCAAGGAGGCGCCGCTCCCCCCGCCGATGGGCGTTGGCTACGGCGTGGTCGACCACGCGCTGCACCTGGAGCGCCCAGACGACCCCCAGCGGCTGCGGCTGAACAACTTCGCCGACCTGCTGGACGCCGGCGCCCGCCGGGCCAAGGACCTGGAGACGCTGGCGGATCAGATCCGGGGCGACCACGAGCTGAGCAAGACGGTCGTCTTCCGGCGAGACCGCTTGCTCTGGGAACTGGTATGGCTTGTGCCCCTGGTGTTCCTGAAGCCGATCCTCACCAGCCTGACGCTCGCCGCCGGGGGCTCCGGCGGCGTGTTTGCGCCGTCGCTGTTCCTGGGCGCGACGCTCGGCGCGTCGTTCGGCGTGGTGATGAACCTGCTGCTGCCAGAGTACAGCCACTCTCCCGGCGTGTACGCCATCGTCGGCATGGGCGCCGTGGTGGCCGGGGCCACGCAGGGCGTGATGTCGGCCATCCTGATCGTCTACGAGATGACCGGCAACTACCAAGTGATCCTGCCGGTGATGGCCGCGGCCGGCCTGGCGAGCCTGGTGGCGCGTTACTTCGAGCCCGAGGGCATCTACTACAAGAAGCTGAGCCGGCGGGGCGAGAACATATCCCGCGGGCACGACCTGCACGCGCTGGACCACGTGATGGTCCGCGACGTGATGATCCGCAACTTCCCCACGCTCAAGCCCGAGGACGACGCGCTGGCCATCATCAAGGTGGCCCGCCAGAACCCGGAGATCGAAAGCCTGCCGGTGATGGGGGACGACGGCAAACTCATTGGCATCATCCGCGCCGAAGACCTGCACCGTGTGCTCGACAGCGACATCTCGCCCACGCTCATCAACGCGATGGACATCGCCCTCAAGGCGCCGCTGTCTGTCTTCCCGTCGGAGAACCTGATCGAAGCAATGCGCGACTTCGGCGCCCGCGACGTCGAGACGCTGCCGGTCGAAGTGGGCAAGGGCGAGAGCCGCCGGCTGGTGGGGCTGCTGCTGCGGGCCGACGTGATCAAGCGGTACCGGCAAGAGATGCTGTCGCTGCATTAG
- the serC gene encoding 3-phosphoserine/phosphohydroxythreonine transaminase yields the protein MSERTFNFSAGPAALPVPVLEKIRDEMLVLPGAGASILEISHRSKPFEAIIAAAEANLRSLLSIPDEYAVLFLQGGSRLQFSMIPMNLAPGGASADYLITGTWGKSALDEAKKIGPARVAYSSAESNFDRLPTPDQLDLDPNAAYLHYTCNETIQGVQFATEPKTGDVPLVCDASSDFLHRPLTIGHYGLLYACAQKNAGPAGVTVVIIDKKLLERSADNLPGYLNYKIHADNDSLWNTPPTFAIYVLKLVTDWLKDDIGGLDKMYQQNKTKAEMLYEVLDAYPAFYQGHAQPACRSLMNVTFRLPSDDLTAKFLAEAKEHNLADLKGHRSVGGIRASIYNAMPVEGVVTLRNFMDKFANANA from the coding sequence ATGAGTGAGCGTACGTTCAATTTTTCGGCGGGCCCCGCGGCGTTGCCGGTGCCGGTTCTCGAGAAGATCCGCGACGAAATGCTGGTGCTCCCCGGGGCGGGGGCGTCCATCCTGGAGATCTCGCACCGCAGCAAGCCGTTCGAGGCGATCATCGCCGCGGCCGAGGCGAACCTGCGTAGCCTGCTGTCGATCCCCGACGAGTACGCCGTGCTGTTCCTTCAGGGGGGCAGCCGCCTGCAGTTCTCGATGATCCCGATGAACCTGGCGCCCGGGGGCGCTTCGGCCGACTACTTGATCACCGGAACGTGGGGCAAGAGCGCGCTCGACGAGGCCAAGAAGATCGGTCCGGCGCGGGTGGCCTACTCGTCGGCCGAGTCGAACTTCGATCGGCTGCCGACCCCCGACCAGCTCGACCTCGACCCCAATGCGGCCTACCTGCACTACACCTGCAACGAGACGATCCAGGGGGTGCAGTTCGCCACGGAGCCCAAGACGGGAGACGTGCCGCTGGTGTGCGACGCGTCGAGCGACTTCTTGCACCGCCCGCTCACCATCGGGCACTACGGGCTGCTGTACGCCTGCGCGCAAAAGAACGCCGGCCCGGCCGGGGTGACCGTGGTCATCATCGACAAGAAGCTGCTGGAGCGTTCGGCCGACAACCTGCCCGGCTACCTGAACTACAAGATCCACGCCGACAACGACTCGCTGTGGAACACCCCCCCGACGTTCGCGATCTACGTCCTCAAGCTGGTGACCGACTGGCTGAAGGACGACATCGGCGGGCTCGACAAGATGTACCAGCAGAACAAGACAAAAGCAGAGATGCTGTACGAGGTGCTCGACGCCTACCCGGCCTTCTACCAGGGCCACGCCCAGCCCGCCTGCCGGAGCCTGATGAACGTTACGTTCCGGCTCCCCAGCGACGACCTGACGGCGAAGTTCCTGGCCGAAGCCAAGGAGCACAACCTGGCCGACCTCAAGGGCCACCGCAGCGTCGGCGGCATCCGCGCCTCGATCTACAACGCCATGCCCGTTGAAGGGGTGGTGACGCTGCGGAACTTCATGGACAAGTTCGCAAACGCCAACGCCTAA
- the serA gene encoding phosphoglycerate dehydrogenase, whose translation MPSVIVLDDLSQEGLDLLDAAPGITYEVRTGLKGAELRDALRQFDGAICRSGVKLTADILEGNTRLRAVVRAGVGTDNIDKDAATRAGIVVMNTPAGNTISTAEHAIALMLALSRNIAPAYQSLVEGRWDRKKFMGAQVAGKTLGVVGLGRIGLAVASRAHGLEMNVLGYDPFMTAEQAGKLGIELLPSVADMLPRVDYLTVHTPLTEETKNLISDAQIEQIKPGARLINAARGGIYDEAALAAGLKSGKLAGVALDVYPEEPCTDSPLFGMEGVCCTPHLGASTEEAQTQVAVEAVELLSAYLNTGAIRCAVNVPAVDPKTLESLRGYLDVAYRLGRLAANLQPGSVNSCRLTYRGEIADRETKVLTAAFAAGLVEGAMAEEVNLVNAELMLRERGIDIVEECRGDMGAFRSSMTVEVGGGGPTRRVSGTVFGHNMPRLVSIDDYRLEAFLDGCMLFFSHKDVPGIIGKVGTLFGEHGVNIAQMAVGRSGPGGTAIGVLNIDGEPPAAALEAVRALDAISSATVISLPAAGHLPPWLG comes from the coding sequence ATGCCTTCGGTGATTGTGCTGGACGACCTTTCCCAAGAGGGTCTCGACCTGTTGGACGCGGCCCCGGGGATCACCTACGAGGTCCGCACCGGGCTCAAGGGCGCCGAGCTGCGTGACGCGCTGCGGCAGTTTGACGGGGCGATCTGCCGCAGCGGCGTGAAGCTGACGGCGGACATCTTGGAAGGGAACACCCGTCTCCGCGCCGTGGTCCGCGCCGGCGTTGGCACCGACAACATCGACAAGGACGCGGCCACCCGCGCCGGCATCGTGGTGATGAACACCCCCGCCGGCAACACCATCAGCACCGCCGAGCACGCCATCGCGTTGATGCTGGCCCTGAGCCGCAACATCGCCCCCGCCTACCAGAGCCTGGTGGAGGGACGCTGGGACCGCAAGAAGTTCATGGGCGCCCAGGTCGCCGGCAAGACGCTGGGCGTGGTTGGCCTGGGACGCATCGGCCTGGCCGTGGCGAGCCGCGCGCACGGGCTGGAGATGAACGTGCTGGGTTACGACCCCTTCATGACCGCCGAGCAGGCCGGCAAGCTGGGGATCGAGCTGCTGCCGAGCGTCGCGGACATGCTGCCGCGGGTCGACTACCTCACGGTCCACACGCCGCTGACCGAGGAAACCAAGAACCTGATCAGCGACGCGCAGATCGAGCAAATCAAGCCCGGCGCCCGGCTGATCAACGCCGCCCGGGGCGGCATCTACGACGAGGCGGCGCTGGCCGCTGGGCTCAAGTCCGGCAAGCTGGCGGGCGTAGCGCTCGACGTTTATCCCGAAGAGCCCTGCACGGACAGCCCGCTGTTCGGCATGGAAGGGGTCTGCTGCACGCCGCACTTGGGCGCCAGCACCGAGGAGGCCCAGACGCAGGTCGCCGTTGAGGCGGTCGAGCTGCTCTCGGCATACCTCAACACCGGCGCCATCCGCTGTGCCGTGAACGTGCCGGCGGTCGATCCCAAGACCCTCGAATCGCTACGCGGCTACCTGGACGTCGCCTACCGGCTCGGCCGGCTGGCCGCCAATTTGCAGCCGGGCAGCGTCAACTCCTGCCGGCTGACCTACCGGGGCGAGATCGCAGACCGCGAGACCAAGGTGCTCACGGCCGCATTTGCCGCGGGGCTGGTCGAGGGCGCCATGGCCGAGGAAGTCAACCTAGTGAACGCCGAGCTGATGCTCCGCGAGCGCGGCATCGACATCGTCGAAGAGTGCCGCGGCGACATGGGCGCCTTCCGCAGCTCGATGACGGTCGAGGTCGGCGGCGGCGGCCCCACCCGGCGCGTTTCAGGCACCGTCTTCGGTCACAACATGCCGCGGCTGGTGTCGATCGACGACTACCGCCTCGAGGCGTTCCTCGACGGCTGCATGCTGTTCTTCTCCCACAAAGACGTGCCGGGCATCATCGGCAAGGTCGGCACGCTATTCGGCGAGCACGGCGTGAACATCGCCCAGATGGCCGTCGGCCGGTCGGGCCCCGGCGGCACCGCGATCGGGGTGCTGAACATCGACGGCGAGCCCCCGGCGGCGGCGCTCGAAGCGGTCCGGGCCCTGGACGCGATCAGCTCGGCGACCGTGATCAGCCTCCCCGCGGCGGGGCATTTGCCGCCTTGGCTGGGTTAG
- a CDS encoding DUF1559 domain-containing protein, with the protein MPRPSRRFCAGFTLVELLVVIAIIGILVALLLPAVQAAREAARRSGCQNNVRQIALAMLNYESAQGSLPPARVTFGVDVADSAGRFGRNSKWSPQARVLPYLEESQFESLIDYERDYYDVQFGDGLIGAYRVPIYLCPTEEKDEVRLSSAGIPEHYPINYGVNRGVWMVYDPTGQRQELGAFQSSRATELRQVSDGTSKTLMLAEVKGWTPYKRDAVHTSDTPPTLAEVCGLAGSFKENSGHTEWVDGRSHQTGFTAAFTPGTKVLCPQSGTEYDIDWVSSREGVSDTDRTYAAVTARSYHAGGTVNVAMVDGSAKGVTEGVDLVVWRALATRAGEETVSDTDYN; encoded by the coding sequence ATGCCCCGCCCCTCCCGCCGATTCTGCGCTGGTTTTACGCTCGTAGAGCTCTTGGTTGTCATCGCGATCATCGGGATCCTCGTGGCCCTGCTGCTCCCAGCGGTGCAGGCCGCCCGTGAGGCGGCCCGGCGGTCGGGTTGCCAGAACAACGTCCGCCAGATCGCCCTGGCGATGCTGAACTACGAGTCGGCCCAGGGGAGCCTCCCCCCGGCACGGGTGACCTTCGGCGTCGATGTCGCGGACTCCGCCGGTCGGTTCGGCCGCAACAGCAAGTGGTCGCCGCAGGCGCGGGTGCTCCCCTACCTGGAAGAATCGCAGTTCGAGTCGCTCATCGACTACGAGCGAGACTACTACGACGTGCAGTTCGGCGACGGCTTGATCGGCGCCTACCGCGTGCCGATCTACCTCTGCCCCACCGAGGAGAAAGACGAGGTCCGACTTAGCTCGGCGGGAATACCGGAGCACTACCCGATCAACTACGGCGTCAACCGCGGCGTGTGGATGGTGTACGACCCCACGGGCCAGCGCCAGGAGCTGGGCGCCTTCCAGTCGAGCCGAGCCACCGAGCTGCGGCAGGTCTCCGACGGGACCAGCAAGACGCTGATGCTGGCCGAGGTGAAGGGCTGGACCCCTTACAAGCGCGACGCGGTTCATACCAGCGACACGCCGCCGACGCTTGCCGAGGTGTGCGGCCTCGCTGGTTCGTTCAAGGAGAACAGCGGCCACACCGAGTGGGTCGACGGCCGCAGCCACCAAACGGGCTTCACCGCGGCGTTTACCCCGGGAACCAAGGTCCTTTGTCCGCAATCAGGAACCGAGTACGACATCGACTGGGTCAGCAGCCGCGAAGGGGTCAGCGACACGGACCGCACCTACGCCGCGGTAACCGCCCGCAGCTACCATGCGGGCGGCACGGTGAACGTAGCGATGGTCGATGGCTCGGCGAAAGGGGTGACCGAAGGGGTCGACCTAGTGGTGTGGCGGGCGCTGGCGACCCGCGCCGGTGAGGAAACGGTCAGCGACACGGACTACAACTAA
- a CDS encoding ATP-binding cassette domain-containing protein, with the protein MVTIPSAPAVLPITPAVEVAGLNHYYGSGELRKQALFDIGLKIHRGEVVIITGPSGHGKTTLLTLIGSLRTVMEGSLKVLGNELLGADRATIARMRMQFGFIFQAHNLFESLTAYQNVNMAAELVGLDRHEADQRIRDLLGRLGLEQHIQKKPKQLSGGQKQRVAIARGLVHQPRVVLADEPTAALDEKSGRDVVTMFQRLAHEDGCTVLMVTHDNRILDVADRMVKIVDGRVYSNVLVDEAARICEFLRAISFFADLTPHTLSEMAEMMSVREADAGETIIRQGDAGDYFYLIRSGRVAVEVQEKGTTSRKAELTEGHYFGEAALIHEQPRNASVIALEPSVLYALDKDEFRRVIDQSATFDEEIRQALFNRR; encoded by the coding sequence ATGGTCACAATCCCTTCGGCCCCCGCCGTCTTGCCGATCACCCCCGCCGTTGAGGTCGCCGGTCTGAACCACTACTACGGTTCGGGCGAGCTCCGCAAGCAGGCGCTGTTTGACATCGGGCTGAAGATCCACCGGGGCGAGGTAGTGATCATCACCGGCCCGTCGGGGCACGGCAAAACCACGCTGCTGACGCTGATCGGGTCGCTCCGCACCGTGATGGAGGGGAGCCTGAAGGTGCTGGGCAACGAGCTGCTGGGCGCCGACCGGGCGACGATCGCCCGGATGCGGATGCAGTTCGGCTTTATCTTCCAGGCGCACAACCTGTTCGAGTCGCTCACCGCGTACCAGAACGTGAACATGGCGGCCGAGCTGGTGGGGCTCGACCGTCACGAGGCCGACCAGCGGATCCGCGACCTGCTGGGGCGCCTGGGGCTGGAGCAGCACATCCAGAAGAAGCCCAAGCAGCTATCCGGCGGCCAGAAGCAACGCGTGGCGATCGCCCGCGGGCTCGTGCACCAACCACGCGTCGTGCTGGCCGACGAGCCGACCGCCGCCCTCGACGAAAAATCGGGGCGAGACGTCGTGACGATGTTCCAGCGGCTCGCCCACGAGGACGGCTGCACCGTGCTGATGGTCACGCACGACAACCGCATCCTGGACGTCGCCGACCGGATGGTGAAGATCGTCGACGGCCGGGTCTACTCCAACGTGCTGGTAGACGAGGCGGCCCGCATCTGCGAGTTCCTCCGCGCGATCTCGTTCTTTGCCGACCTGACGCCCCACACCCTCTCAGAGATGGCCGAGATGATGTCGGTCCGCGAGGCGGACGCCGGCGAGACCATCATCCGCCAGGGGGACGCCGGCGACTACTTCTACCTGATCCGTTCGGGCCGCGTGGCGGTCGAGGTGCAGGAGAAAGGGACCACAAGCCGCAAGGCGGAGCTGACCGAGGGGCACTACTTTGGCGAAGCGGCGCTCATCCACGAGCAGCCGCGGAACGCCTCGGTGATCGCGCTCGAACCCAGCGTGCTGTACGCCTTGGACAAAGACGAGTTCCGACGCGTGATCGACCAGAGCGCCACGTTCGACGAAGAAATCCGCCAGGCGCTGTTCAACCGGCGGTAG
- the devC gene encoding ABC transporter permease DevC produces the protein MNTPLAWKNLTHDKPRLVVIVAGIGFAVLLMFMQTGFENSLFDSQVQLVDALKGDLFIISRARFALAAEKRFPRDLLLRAQSVPGVEAAMPLYTEYARSVLKRVVGNHGSKGYPIRTIAVRPQDDVFKDPKITARLAELDAPKTALIDSRSKGKAYRLDLHGGTALGAQPVELASQSLRIVDTFNLGVDFVHDGNLIMATDQFERYFPARNPGGSPLGVVDIGVVRLVDGADPQSLRGTLQTLLGSSVQVLTKDDFRAKEMNYWRTNTPIGPVFLAGKLLGFIVGMVICYQIIHQDISDHLPEFATLKAIGYGDNYFLRLIVGEALLLSVFGFLPGMAVSYVLYEVLRERTGLLLQMSLTQGLLVYGLTLAMCLGSGLLAVRKLRSADPASLF, from the coding sequence ATGAACACCCCACTCGCCTGGAAGAACCTGACGCACGATAAGCCGCGCCTGGTGGTGATCGTGGCGGGCATCGGCTTTGCCGTGCTGCTGATGTTCATGCAGACCGGGTTCGAGAACTCGCTGTTCGACAGCCAGGTGCAGCTTGTCGACGCCCTCAAGGGCGACCTGTTCATTATCAGCCGGGCCCGGTTCGCCCTCGCGGCCGAGAAGCGGTTCCCCCGCGATCTGCTGCTCAGGGCCCAGTCGGTCCCCGGGGTCGAGGCAGCCATGCCGCTCTACACGGAGTACGCGCGGTCGGTGCTCAAGCGGGTAGTGGGCAACCACGGCTCAAAGGGCTACCCCATCCGCACGATCGCCGTCCGGCCGCAGGACGACGTGTTTAAGGACCCCAAGATCACCGCGCGTCTCGCGGAGCTCGACGCCCCCAAGACCGCGCTGATCGACTCCCGCAGCAAGGGCAAGGCCTACCGGCTCGATCTGCACGGGGGAACGGCGCTCGGCGCCCAGCCGGTCGAGCTCGCCTCGCAGAGCCTGCGGATTGTCGACACCTTCAACCTCGGCGTCGACTTTGTGCACGACGGCAACCTGATCATGGCCACCGACCAGTTCGAGCGCTACTTCCCGGCGCGGAACCCCGGGGGCTCGCCCCTGGGGGTGGTCGACATCGGCGTCGTCCGCCTCGTCGACGGCGCCGACCCCCAAAGCCTGCGGGGCACGCTGCAGACGCTGCTGGGGAGCTCCGTCCAGGTGCTGACCAAGGACGACTTCCGCGCCAAAGAGATGAACTACTGGCGCACCAACACCCCCATCGGCCCGGTGTTCCTCGCCGGCAAGCTGCTGGGGTTCATCGTTGGGATGGTCATCTGCTACCAGATCATCCACCAGGACATCAGCGACCACCTGCCGGAGTTCGCCACGCTCAAGGCGATCGGCTACGGCGACAACTACTTCCTGCGGCTAATCGTCGGCGAGGCGCTGCTGCTGTCGGTGTTCGGTTTCCTGCCCGGCATGGCGGTGAGCTACGTGCTGTACGAGGTGCTGCGCGAACGGACCGGCCTGCTGCTGCAGATGTCGCTGACGCAAGGCCTGCTGGTGTACGGCCTGACGCTGGCGATGTGCCTGGGCTCGGGGCTGCTGGCGGTCCGCAAGCTCCGCAGCGCCGACCCAGCAAGTTTGTTCTAA